CAGCGCCGTCGCGGCGACGGTGAGGAGGCTGAGCCGCAGACGCGGGGCGCCGGGCCGGCGGGGAGCGCGTGATCGGGTCACGGATTCCGTCCAGGGGTAGTTCTGACAGGCCGCCAGGACCCTCCCTGCCCAGGCCGAACGGCCGTACTCCCCAAAATGAGTTCGGGATGAACGGCACGAGAAGCGGCCGGGCGCCGGGGAGCCGCCCCGGTCTACCCGGCGGGCGGGTCGGGCGTCTCCTCCAGGGCCGCGAGACGGGCCGTGACGTCGTCGGTGAACCGGCCGAGCAGCCGGCCGAGGTCGGCGCGGTCCCGCTCCGACCAGTGGCCGATGGCGTCCGTGAACCAGCCGATCAGGGCGCTCGCGTATCGGTTCACGGCCGCGGCGCCCTCGGCGGTGGGCTCGATCAGGCTGGCCCGCCGGTCGTGCGGATCGGCCACCCGGCGCACCAGGCCGCGCCGCTCGAGGGCCTGCACCTGACGGGTGACGTGCGGGCCGACGACCTGCATCCGGTCGGCGATCTCTCCGACCCGCAGCGCCCGGTCGGCCGTGTGCAGCGTCATGAGCACGCCCGTCGCGGGCCGGTCGAGGGCGAGCCCGGCGGCCTCGGCCGCGCGCTCCGGGAGCCGCCCCCGGGTGACGGCGTTGCTCAGCTGCGCCAGCCGGGGGAGGACGGCGAGGGCGGTGGAGTCGGACGGGTCGGATGCGGATGCGGCCGGGTCGGCAGGGGCCGGCGCGGCGGGGTCGGGCGTGGCGGGGTCGGGCGCGGCCGGGGACGTAGGACTCATCGCGTCTCCACTTGCATACCTAAGTTAGGTATCTATATTGTCGAGGGTGTCATCGCGCCACCGGGCAGTGGCGCTTTCGGTCGAATTGCTTGACTAAGGTACGCATCTTTGGTGCGGACCGCCGGAAGGACCTCCATGAACCACTCCGCACACCGCACCGTCCTCATCTCGGGCGCGAGCATCGCGGGACCCGCCCTCGCCTACTGGCTCGACCGCTACGGCTTCGAGGTCACCGTCGTCGAGAAGGCGTCCGCCGTCAGGGGCGGCGGGTACGCCGTCGACATCCGGGGCACGGCCCGCGAAGCCGTCCGCCTGATGGGACTGCTCCCGCCCCTGCGCGCGGCGCACGTCGACACCGAGCGGCTCACCTTCGTGGACGCCGGCGGCGAGGTCATCGGCGTGGTCCGCCCCGAGGACATCACCGGCGGCGAGGAGGGCCAGGACCTGGAGGTGCGGCGCGGCGACCTCGCCGACGCCCTCTACGGCGCCGTCCGCGACCGCGTCGAGTTCCTCTTCGACGACTCCATCGCCACCCTGCGCGACACGGGCGACCGCGTCGACGTCACCTTCGAGGGCGGCGCCCGCCGCTCCTTCGACCTGGTCATCGGCGCCGACGGACTGCACTCGCACACCCGCGGCCTGGTCCTCGGCCCCGAGGACCCCTTCCACCGCTACCTCGGGTACACCTTCGCCGGCTTCACCCTCCCCAACGACCTCGGCCTCGCCCACGAAGGCGTCGCCTGGAACACCCCGGGCCGGGCCGCCATCCTCTACGCCCACGAGCCCGCCGAGCGGATGCACGGATTCCTCACCTTCGCCCGCGAGACCCCGCCCCTCGACGCCTTCCGCGACCCCGACGCGCAGCGCGACCTGGTCGCGGCCACCTTCCCCGAGCGCACCTGGCTGATCCCGCGCATGGTGGACGCCCTGCGCGCCGCCGACGACCTCTTCTTCGACGTCGTCAGCCAGATACACCTGCCCACCTGGTCGCACGGCCGGGTCGCGCTGGCGGGCGACGCCGCGCACGCCACCTCGTTCCTGTCGGGACAGGGTTCCAGCGTCTCCCTCGTCGGCGCCTACGTACTGGCGGGCGAACTGGCCACGCACGCCGGCCACACCGAGGCGTTCGCCGCCTACGAGCGGATCATGCGGCCCTTCGCCGAGCGCAACCAGGCCCTCGCGGGACCCGGCGGCACCTTCGTCACCCCGCGCACCCAGGAGATGCTCGACGCCCGCAACCGGGCGCTGCGCGAGGGGGTGCGCGGCGACGGACTGCCGGGCGACGAGCAGCACGCCGCCCACCGGGCCCTGCGGCTGCCCGACTACCGGCACGCCGAGTGAGCCCCGGCCGCCCGGTCAGCGGTGCTTGACGCCCGACTGCGCCAGGGCGGCGAGCTTCGGCCCGGAGACCGGCGCGTCGCCGAGCGCCTCGTCGACGGCGGCCAGCACGTCGTCCGTCAGCTCGACCCCGGAGGCGGCCGCGTTGGCGTGCACCTGCTCAGGGCGGGAGGCGCCGGTGATCGCGGACGCCACCTCACCCCGGCGCAGCACCCAGGCCAGCGCCAGGGTGGCCATGCTCAGCCCGGCCCCCTCGGCGATCGGCACCAGCCGCTGGACCGCCTCCAGAGCGGCGTCGTAGTAGACGATCTCGCGGGCGACGCCCATCGACTCGCTGGCGAACCTGCTGCCCTCGGGGACCGGCTCGCCCGGCCGGTACTTGCCGGTCAGCACGCCCTGCGCCAGCGGCGACCAGACGACCTGCGAGATGCCGTTGTCCGCGCAGAGGCCGAAGACCTCCGCCTCGGGCGCCTGCCACAGCATGGAGTACTGCGGCTGCGAGGAGACGAACAGCTCGGGCCCGGCGAAGTCGATCGCCGCCCTGATCTGCTCGGGCGTCCACTCGCTGAAGCCCAGATAACGCGCCTTGCCCTGCTCCACGACCTTCTGCAACGCCTCGACGGTGTCCTCGATCGGCACCTCGGGATCGAACCGGTGCGCCTGGTAGAGGTCGACATGGTCGGTCCGCAGGCGGGTCAGGGACGCGTCGATCTGCCGGGCGATCTGCGCGGGTGCCAGACCCCGGTCGGCGGGATCGTCGGACATCTGGCCCCAGACCTTGGTGGCCAGCACGTAGGAGTCGCGCGGGTGGGCGGAGAGGATCTCGCCCCAGGCGGACTCGGCGGCGCCCCGGCCGTAGACGTTGGCGGTGTCGAAGAAGGTGATCCCGGCGTCGAAGGCGGCCTCCGTGCACGC
The sequence above is a segment of the Streptomyces griseoviridis genome. Coding sequences within it:
- a CDS encoding MarR family winged helix-turn-helix transcriptional regulator, coding for MSPTSPAAPDPATPDPAAPAPADPAASASDPSDSTALAVLPRLAQLSNAVTRGRLPERAAEAAGLALDRPATGVLMTLHTADRALRVGEIADRMQVVGPHVTRQVQALERRGLVRRVADPHDRRASLIEPTAEGAAAVNRYASALIGWFTDAIGHWSERDRADLGRLLGRFTDDVTARLAALEETPDPPAG
- a CDS encoding FAD-dependent monooxygenase; the encoded protein is MNHSAHRTVLISGASIAGPALAYWLDRYGFEVTVVEKASAVRGGGYAVDIRGTAREAVRLMGLLPPLRAAHVDTERLTFVDAGGEVIGVVRPEDITGGEEGQDLEVRRGDLADALYGAVRDRVEFLFDDSIATLRDTGDRVDVTFEGGARRSFDLVIGADGLHSHTRGLVLGPEDPFHRYLGYTFAGFTLPNDLGLAHEGVAWNTPGRAAILYAHEPAERMHGFLTFARETPPLDAFRDPDAQRDLVAATFPERTWLIPRMVDALRAADDLFFDVVSQIHLPTWSHGRVALAGDAAHATSFLSGQGSSVSLVGAYVLAGELATHAGHTEAFAAYERIMRPFAERNQALAGPGGTFVTPRTQEMLDARNRALREGVRGDGLPGDEQHAAHRALRLPDYRHAE
- a CDS encoding aldo/keto reductase family protein, whose protein sequence is MRYRKLGSSDLEVSEISLGSWLTYSGGIEADRTRACTEAAFDAGITFFDTANVYGRGAAESAWGEILSAHPRDSYVLATKVWGQMSDDPADRGLAPAQIARQIDASLTRLRTDHVDLYQAHRFDPEVPIEDTVEALQKVVEQGKARYLGFSEWTPEQIRAAIDFAGPELFVSSQPQYSMLWQAPEAEVFGLCADNGISQVVWSPLAQGVLTGKYRPGEPVPEGSRFASESMGVAREIVYYDAALEAVQRLVPIAEGAGLSMATLALAWVLRRGEVASAITGASRPEQVHANAAASGVELTDDVLAAVDEALGDAPVSGPKLAALAQSGVKHR